In Aurantimicrobium minutum, the following proteins share a genomic window:
- a CDS encoding DUF3107 domain-containing protein yields MEIRIGMINTSREIGLETSSSVAEVEALVADALTGKTPLLKLSDEKGKVYLVSSANIAFVEVGSDQSRRVGFVG; encoded by the coding sequence ATGGAAATTCGCATCGGCATGATCAACACTTCCCGCGAAATTGGCTTGGAGACCAGCTCTTCTGTTGCAGAAGTTGAAGCACTCGTTGCAGATGCTCTCACCGGCAAGACTCCCCTGCTCAAGCTTTCTGATGAGAAGGGCAAGGTTTACCTTGTCTCTTCAGCAAACATTGCTTTTGTTGAGGTGGGTTCTGACCAGTCTCGCCGAGTCGGCTTCGTAGGCTAA
- a CDS encoding ferritin-like fold-containing protein: MVFSWFGLRKRRVVAPTLKPRQEKVEREDKVDLSDMTPDVVPYLGQVAYFELAVFESLTRAVTAAPNLEAKEGLSAAAGEVLAKHHGLVAELRKKKVDPAVAMAPFAPAIDTFEELTSGRNWYEMLLGVYLTAGFLDDFFVRLVTSLPKALRPRIEEILKTDRTADVIVNLLKEGIAADPKLASQLALWGRRLVGDTQLVARSALQLSGNHDDDEQRLEPVFTDLIAAHSRRMDELGLTA, from the coding sequence GTGGTCTTTTCATGGTTCGGTCTTCGCAAGCGACGTGTCGTTGCCCCTACCCTCAAACCTCGTCAAGAGAAGGTTGAGCGTGAAGACAAGGTAGATCTCTCCGATATGACCCCTGATGTGGTGCCATATTTGGGGCAGGTTGCCTATTTTGAACTCGCTGTCTTCGAATCTCTCACCCGCGCTGTGACCGCAGCTCCCAACCTAGAAGCTAAAGAGGGACTCAGCGCTGCAGCGGGAGAGGTTTTAGCCAAACACCACGGTTTGGTTGCTGAACTTCGCAAGAAAAAAGTAGACCCAGCAGTGGCAATGGCACCGTTTGCGCCAGCCATTGACACTTTTGAAGAACTCACCTCAGGCCGTAACTGGTATGAAATGCTGCTGGGAGTGTATCTCACCGCAGGTTTCCTCGATGATTTCTTTGTTCGTCTCGTAACTAGTCTGCCTAAAGCACTTCGTCCACGTATTGAAGAGATACTCAAAACAGATCGCACCGCTGATGTGATTGTGAATCTACTCAAGGAAGGCATTGCTGCAGATCCCAAGCTTGCATCACAGTTGGCACTGTGGGGACGTCGCCTTGTGGGCGATACTCAGCTAGTTGCGCGCTCAGCCTTGCAACTATCTGGCAACCACGATGACGACGAACAGCGTCTGGAGCCTGTCTTTACTGACCTCATTGCCGCGCACTCGCGCCGCATGGATGAATTAGGCCTGACAGCCTAA
- a CDS encoding DEAD/DEAH box helicase has translation MTFADLNIDADIVEALASKGIVEPFPIQEQTIPLALGGQDIIGQAKTGTGKTFGFGLPIIQRLGTNPGPGVKVLVVVPTRELCVQVAEDMELATSNRETKVVSIYGGKSYESQVEQLKAGAQIVVGTPGRLLDLANQRLLSLSEIQEIVLDEADKMLDLGFLADIEKIFSQTPPKRHTMLFSATMPGPIVALARRFMNSPIHIRATDPDEGLTQANIKHVIYRAHNMDKDEVIARILQAEGRGKTVIFTRTKRAASRLVEELTDRGFPAVAVHGDLNQEQRERGMAQFKSGKKDILIATDVAARGIDVDDVTHVINHTIPDEDQTYLHRAGRTGRAGKTGTAVTFVDWEDLHKWSLINKALEFGQPEPTETYSSSPHLYTDLNIPADAKGRLKSTPPTKTAEGHTGRQREGHGGQKSGGGDRNRRRTNNPPKHVSPEGSHGVAGGAHDGRGDEHHDGNNPSRTRNRTRRRGPGLGSTQG, from the coding sequence GTGACTTTTGCAGACTTAAACATTGACGCTGACATTGTTGAAGCGTTGGCTTCTAAGGGAATTGTTGAACCGTTCCCCATTCAGGAACAAACAATTCCCCTTGCTCTGGGCGGCCAAGACATTATTGGTCAGGCCAAAACCGGTACCGGTAAGACCTTTGGTTTTGGGTTGCCAATTATTCAACGCCTCGGAACCAACCCCGGCCCCGGCGTAAAGGTGCTCGTTGTTGTACCCACCCGTGAATTGTGTGTTCAGGTTGCTGAGGACATGGAACTGGCCACCTCCAACCGTGAAACTAAGGTTGTCTCCATCTACGGCGGCAAGTCTTATGAGAGCCAGGTTGAACAGCTCAAGGCTGGTGCCCAGATTGTGGTAGGAACCCCAGGTCGTTTGCTCGACCTCGCCAATCAGCGCCTGTTGAGCCTGTCCGAAATTCAAGAAATTGTGCTCGATGAAGCAGACAAGATGTTAGATCTTGGCTTCCTGGCAGATATCGAGAAGATCTTCTCGCAGACTCCGCCTAAGCGTCACACCATGCTCTTCTCTGCAACGATGCCGGGACCCATTGTGGCACTGGCTCGTCGATTCATGAACAGCCCCATCCACATCCGTGCAACTGATCCAGATGAGGGCCTTACTCAAGCCAACATTAAGCACGTTATTTATCGTGCCCACAACATGGACAAAGATGAGGTCATTGCCCGCATTCTGCAGGCAGAAGGCCGAGGCAAGACCGTCATCTTCACTCGCACCAAGCGTGCAGCGTCACGCTTGGTTGAAGAACTCACCGACAGAGGCTTCCCAGCTGTGGCGGTGCACGGTGACCTCAACCAGGAACAGCGTGAACGTGGCATGGCACAGTTCAAGTCGGGCAAGAAAGACATCCTCATCGCCACCGACGTTGCCGCCCGCGGTATTGATGTGGACGACGTGACTCACGTCATCAACCACACCATTCCGGACGAAGACCAAACCTATTTGCACCGCGCTGGCCGAACCGGTCGCGCAGGTAAGACCGGTACCGCAGTGACATTCGTGGACTGGGAAGACCTCCACAAATGGTCACTGATCAACAAGGCTCTCGAATTTGGCCAGCCTGAACCCACTGAGACCTACTCGTCTTCACCACACCTCTACACCGACCTCAACATCCCTGCAGATGCGAAGGGCCGACTCAAGTCCACACCGCCCACCAAAACGGCAGAAGGTCACACTGGTCGTCAACGTGAAGGCCATGGTGGTCAGAAGTCAGGTGGCGGTGACCGTAACCGTCGTAGAACAAACAACCCGCCTAAGCACGTCAGCCCTGAGGGCAGTCACGGCGTTGCCGGCGGCGCACATGATGGCCGCGGAGACGAACACCATGACGGAAACAACCCGTCACGCACACGCAATCGTACCCGTCGCCGTGGCCCAGGTTTGGGCTCTACTCAGGGCTAA
- a CDS encoding GAP family protein, giving the protein MGKEEIELLFRVIPLAIGAAFTPSLFGLQLVAAVSPRWVSRTIATAIGAGLAFAIAISLLLFGFASLPADNRGQDSPLSGAIWLIVGIVLGASATWLFMPHPELAKSSEVRLTEGLNKARPVTFFGVAFALSIKDVTSFALLIPALHDIAASKVDIWFKVPTALLVYLIALIGVILPPIWRLIRREHAEVFLDKMFRFTMDHQFKILGVVAVFFAIYCIIIAVGTGKFGWVSW; this is encoded by the coding sequence ATGGGTAAGGAAGAAATAGAGTTACTTTTCCGAGTGATTCCTCTGGCTATTGGTGCCGCTTTCACTCCCTCGCTATTTGGTTTGCAGCTTGTGGCTGCCGTATCTCCACGCTGGGTCTCTCGGACTATTGCCACAGCCATTGGTGCCGGTCTTGCATTTGCCATCGCTATTTCTCTCTTGTTGTTCGGGTTTGCTTCATTGCCTGCGGATAACAGAGGCCAAGATTCGCCCCTCAGTGGAGCTATCTGGCTCATTGTTGGCATCGTGTTAGGCGCCTCGGCAACGTGGCTGTTTATGCCTCACCCTGAACTTGCGAAAAGTTCCGAAGTTCGCCTCACCGAAGGCCTCAACAAGGCACGACCAGTCACTTTCTTCGGCGTTGCTTTTGCGTTGAGCATCAAGGATGTCACCAGCTTTGCCCTGTTGATTCCCGCACTCCATGACATTGCCGCAAGCAAAGTTGATATTTGGTTCAAGGTTCCCACGGCGTTGCTTGTCTATCTGATCGCGCTCATTGGCGTTATTTTGCCCCCCATTTGGAGACTGATTAGACGCGAGCATGCCGAAGTCTTTTTGGACAAAATGTTCCGGTTCACCATGGATCACCAGTTCAAAATCCTGGGCGTTGTAGCAGTCTTCTTTGCTATTTACTGCATCATCATTGCCGTAGGCACTGGAAAATTCGGCTGGGTCAGCTGGTAG